The Desulfuromonadaceae bacterium genome has a segment encoding these proteins:
- a CDS encoding TraB/GumN family protein translates to MDSISTTAPPPSNIRRLLLDGREIILIGTAHISQASVDTVREVITTEQPDTVCVELDEQRYQSLKNPQRWESLNLFQVIRKKQAPFLLANLALTSFQRRMGLQTGVKPGAELAAAAETAEEHGLGVCLVDRDLRTTLLRSWRNTGLWKKMQLLSTLFASLFEKQNINEEELARLRETDTLSALLEEMGDVLPSVKTILVDERDYYMAHHILTAPGNKVVAVLGAAHLPGTEHHLRQGTSAATVAEMSVIPPKPAISKVIPWLIPAIVIVLFIGGFFLGDRERFADAALAWILANGLLSAGGALLAMGHPLTVITAFVAAPITSLNPTIGAGMVAGLAQAFFAAPTVRDLEKVSEDIVKLSGWWTNRTTRVLLVFLFSSFGSAIGTFVAFGWIKDLF, encoded by the coding sequence ATGGACTCGATCTCAACGACAGCCCCTCCCCCATCCAATATTCGCCGCCTGCTGCTTGACGGTCGTGAAATCATCCTGATCGGAACCGCGCATATTTCGCAGGCTTCGGTCGATACAGTACGCGAAGTGATCACCACTGAACAACCGGACACGGTCTGTGTTGAGCTCGATGAGCAACGCTATCAGTCGCTGAAGAATCCGCAGCGCTGGGAATCACTGAATCTCTTTCAAGTCATTCGCAAAAAACAGGCACCTTTTCTGCTCGCAAACCTGGCCCTGACATCGTTCCAGCGCCGCATGGGACTACAGACCGGCGTCAAACCGGGAGCAGAACTGGCAGCGGCAGCAGAAACCGCTGAAGAGCATGGTCTTGGCGTGTGCCTTGTCGATCGTGATCTACGTACCACGCTGCTGCGTTCCTGGCGCAACACCGGCCTCTGGAAGAAGATGCAACTTCTTTCGACCCTGTTTGCCAGTCTCTTTGAAAAACAAAACATAAATGAAGAGGAACTCGCCCGTCTGCGCGAAACAGACACTCTTTCGGCCCTCCTCGAAGAAATGGGCGATGTGCTGCCGTCAGTCAAGACGATCCTGGTGGATGAGCGTGACTACTACATGGCCCATCATATTCTCACTGCGCCGGGAAACAAGGTTGTCGCCGTTCTCGGGGCCGCACACCTCCCCGGCACCGAACACCATCTGCGCCAGGGAACATCTGCAGCAACAGTGGCGGAGATGTCCGTCATTCCACCCAAGCCGGCTATTTCAAAAGTAATTCCATGGCTGATTCCGGCAATCGTCATCGTGCTTTTTATCGGTGGTTTCTTTCTCGGTGATCGGGAACGCTTTGCCGATGCCGCGCTTGCCTGGATCCTGGCCAATGGTCTGCTTTCGGCCGGGGGGGCGCTGCTGGCAATGGGGCACCCGCTCACGGTTATCACCGCCTTCGTCGCTGCGCCAATAACGTCTCTCAACCCGACCATTGGCGCCGGCATGGTAGCCGGTCTGGCACAGGCGTTTTTTGCCGCGCCAACAGTGCGTGATCTGGAAAAAGTCAGTGAGGACATCGTCAAATTGAGCGGCTGGTGGACCAACCGCACCACGCGCGTCCTGCTGGTCTTTCTCTTTTCCTCTTTCGGTTCGGCAATCGGCACCTTTGTTGCCTTCGGCTGGATCAAGGATCTGTTCTGA